DNA sequence from the Amblyraja radiata isolate CabotCenter1 unplaced genomic scaffold, sAmbRad1.1.pri scaffold_1040_ctg1, whole genome shotgun sequence genome:
GACTGGATTACATGGTGGAATGTTTATCATGCATGATATATATGCGGTGAAGGCTATATTGACAAAGATTACAGTTTTTGCCCGTTGCTTGAACACGTTTTGCAAAACTTCGCTCATTGTGTCAAAACTCTACACACAAGCAAATAAGACACAACACTGGGAAATAAACCATTCACATCCATGTCAAATTGAAACTGCTATCGAAACCTAAACTCTGCTATGAAAACCTAACAATCCTTTGTCTAAATGTCACTCTGATGACAAAATGATACACACTTGCATCATATGAATACACTTTCAGATCAGCAGCAACACACTAGTCTGCTTTATATAAAACACTGCAGTCTTTAATTTTCACTGTTTTTATTCAGTTCCACAGAAGGCACGTTTTCACAACAACCAAAAAATCAAATACTCAATACAGTACATTGCAGTACTGTACTTCACAGTACTGTAAATTCagttaaagcaaaaataaaacaaaaataaaaccaaaattaCACTATACTGTAAACACAGAAAAACACGGCAATCGTTTGTAGGTGGGCTTATGGATCCTGCCGTCTGTTGGGGTCTGGCCACAGGATCTCATCCACATCGCAAGCAATGTCTTCTCCCGCTAGGCATCGGGGAAAATATCCCCTTGTGTGCCGAATCCATCCATGGATTGACCTCACCTCAATGTCTCCGCAGGCCTGTTCCATTGCCTGCAGAAGAGGCATGCAGGCATGTGGTTGGCGGTCATATACACACCATCTCCAAGCCAAAAATAATTATTCTATAGGGTTTAGAAATGGCGAGTAAGGGGGCAAGTATACCACTTCAAATTGATTATGGTTGGTGAACCAGGTCCGGACCAGAGCAGCTCGATGGAAACTGACATTATCCCAGACAACAACAAACCTGGGCTGCTCTGGTCTGTCCTGTACAGCTATATTATGATGAGCATCTAGAAATGTGATGATATGTTGTGTATTGTATGGACCTAGTTTTGCATGATGGTACAGAAGCCCTCGAAGGCTTATGGCGGCACACAATGAGATATTTCCCCCGCGCTGCCCCGGGCCGTGCACAATTGCCCTTTGGCCAATTATATTACGACCCCGTCGTCTTGTTTTGCTAAGGTTGAATCCAGCCTCATCAATGTAAATAAATTCATGAGGCTGTGCAGCTCCATCCATGGCCAAGATTCTCTGTAACAAAAAATACATATTGTGGATGGCTATGTGGTACTGATACAATGGTACATATTCAGCTGTTACTGGATTACACCAATACTGTATTGTAAATGTAAAGGACTGTAACACTTACCTGTACATATTCACGTCGAAGTCCTTTGACCCTGACACTGTTCCTCTCAAATGGGACCCTGTACAGTTGCTTCATGGTCATTTTGTGCTTTACCAAGATGCGTCTTATAGTGGTAATGCTTACTCGGTTTATGTTGTTGAACACTTGCCTATCTGCAAGTATTTGTTGCCGTAGCTGCTGGAGACGGATTGCATTGTTTGCTCTGACTAGGTCCACAATGGCAAGTTCCTGCTGTTGGGTGAACAGGCGTTGGCGTCCACCCCCAGAAGGTCTTCTAGTCATTCTATAGCAAAATGCAACCACAAATTGTTATTGGTTTGCTTCTTTTTTAC
Encoded proteins:
- the LOC116969694 gene encoding uncharacterized protein LOC116969694, with amino-acid sequence MTRRPSGGGRQRLFTQQQELAIVDLVRANNAIRLQQLRQQILADRQVFNNINRVSITTIRRILVKHKMTMKQLYRVPFERNSVRVKGLRREYVQRILAMDGAAQPHEFIYIDEAGFNLSKTRRRGRNIIGQRAIVHGPGQRGGNISLCAAISLRGLLYHHAKLGPYNTQHIITFLDAHHNIAVQDRPEQPRFVVVWDNVSFHRAALVRTWFTNHNQFEVVYLPPYSPFLNPIE